One Candidatus Bathyarchaeota archaeon DNA segment encodes these proteins:
- the rimI gene encoding ribosomal protein S18-alanine N-acetyltransferase, with protein MLLSIRRAKKEDLNQVYAIELLSFKNPYPKYLFDSFLSDSSILFLVCLSYEELIGYIIASLKNRSGHIISLAVHPKFRRKGVGSTLLREILNLMKKAKILFVKLEVNESNVAAISFYKKHGFKFVKEIKNYYEGGLNALLFYKSLTEEINFES; from the coding sequence ATGTTGCTTTCAATAAGAAGAGCGAAGAAAGAGGATTTAAATCAAGTTTATGCAATAGAATTGCTTTCTTTTAAGAATCCTTACCCCAAATATTTATTTGATAGTTTTCTAAGCGATTCATCTATTTTATTTTTAGTTTGCTTAAGCTATGAAGAATTGATTGGATATATAATAGCTTCGTTAAAAAATAGAAGTGGACACATAATCTCTTTAGCGGTTCACCCAAAGTTTAGAAGAAAAGGGGTTGGTTCAACTCTTTTAAGAGAGATTTTAAACTTAATGAAGAAAGCTAAAATTTTATTTGTTAAATTAGAGGTTAATGAAAGTAATGTTGCAGCTATTAGTTTCTATAAAAAGCATGGATTTAAATTTGTGAAGGAAATTAAAAATTATTATGAGGGGGGTTTGAATGCGCTTTTATTTTATAAAAGCTTAACCGAGGAGATTAATTTTGAAAGTTAA
- a CDS encoding 30S ribosomal protein S11 → MSEQKQERWGIAHIYSSFNNTIVHITDLSGAETIALSSGGKHVKADRLKPTPYAAMQAAAAAAQIAKDKGIVGLHIKVRAPGGPGPKTPGPGAQAAIRMLARSGFKIGRIEDVTPIPHDGTRRPGGRRGRRV, encoded by the coding sequence ATGAGTGAGCAAAAACAAGAGAGGTGGGGAATAGCCCATATTTACTCTTCATTTAATAATACTATAGTTCATATAACTGATCTTAGCGGGGCTGAAACTATTGCTTTAAGCTCTGGCGGAAAACATGTTAAAGCAGATAGGTTAAAACCCACTCCTTATGCAGCGATGCAAGCAGCAGCTGCAGCAGCTCAAATAGCTAAAGATAAGGGAATTGTAGGGTTGCATATTAAGGTTAGAGCTCCAGGCGGACCCGGTCCTAAAACTCCCGGTCCAGGTGCTCAAGCAGCTATAAGAATGCTTGCTCGATCAGGATTTAAAATAGGACGGATTGAAGATGTAACGCCTATTCCTCATGATGGAACAAGAAGACCTGGGGGAAGACGAGGTAGACGGGTGTAA
- the prf1 gene encoding peptide chain release factor aRF-1, with translation MSSNSTSRFKLKRLLEELSLKRGRGTELISLYIPPDRKIHEVLNNLREEYGTASNIKSRTTRKNVLEALEKVTQRLKLFKSPPPNGLVIFCGAIPQNGAGTEKMELYVIEPPEPINIYLYRCDDHFHIEPLFEILKEKETYGIIVIDASEAAVAALKGRRMEILGEYTSGVGGKHRTGGQSARRFERIREMEINNYFRRVGAHINEIFGEIKDLKGIIIGGPGPTKHDFIEGDHLNYMLKNKILGVIDTSYVGESGLEEVVNKSSEILKNVRYSQEKKLVQRFLYEVGHDTGLAAYGENEIRKHLQSNSVALLLLSEKLNKKRVTIKCKNCGYEESQSIEPYELPKIEQDLMNAKCPKCLNLTLSITEIIDIIDEFINLGEKAEAAVEIISIETEEGVMLKESFGGAAAILKYKPS, from the coding sequence ATGAGTTCAAACAGCACTTCAAGATTTAAGCTTAAACGGTTGCTTGAAGAATTATCTTTAAAAAGAGGGCGAGGCACAGAGCTTATATCCCTTTATATACCTCCAGATAGGAAAATTCATGAAGTTTTAAATAATTTAAGGGAAGAATATGGAACAGCTTCAAATATTAAGTCTAGAACAACTAGAAAAAATGTTTTAGAAGCTCTAGAAAAAGTAACTCAACGCCTTAAATTGTTTAAATCACCTCCTCCAAACGGCCTTGTTATTTTTTGCGGGGCTATTCCTCAAAATGGAGCTGGAACAGAAAAAATGGAGCTTTACGTGATAGAACCACCGGAGCCAATAAATATTTACTTATATAGGTGCGATGATCATTTTCACATAGAGCCTTTATTTGAAATTTTAAAAGAGAAAGAAACTTATGGAATAATTGTAATTGACGCTAGTGAAGCTGCTGTAGCAGCTTTAAAAGGTAGAAGAATGGAAATTTTAGGTGAATATACATCTGGTGTTGGAGGAAAACATAGAACAGGCGGGCAATCAGCTAGAAGATTTGAAAGAATTAGAGAAATGGAAATAAACAATTATTTTAGAAGAGTTGGAGCTCATATTAACGAGATTTTTGGAGAAATTAAAGATTTAAAAGGAATTATAATAGGTGGTCCTGGACCAACAAAACATGATTTTATTGAAGGCGATCATTTAAATTATATGCTTAAAAACAAGATTTTAGGAGTTATAGATACATCTTATGTTGGGGAAAGCGGTTTAGAAGAGGTCGTAAATAAAAGCTCAGAGATTTTAAAGAATGTAAGATATAGCCAAGAAAAAAAGCTTGTTCAAAGGTTTCTATATGAAGTGGGCCACGATACTGGACTTGCAGCTTACGGGGAAAACGAGATTAGAAAGCATTTACAAAGCAATTCAGTTGCGCTTCTTCTTTTATCTGAAAAGCTTAACAAAAAACGTGTAACAATAAAATGCAAAAACTGCGGTTATGAAGAAAGTCAATCAATTGAACCATATGAATTACCTAAAATAGAGCAGGATTTAATGAACGCGAAATGCCCTAAATGCTTAAACTTAACGCTTTCAATAACCGAAATTATAGATATAATAGATGAGTTTATTAATTTAGGAGAGAAAGCTGAAGCTGCTGTAGAAATTATATCAATAGAAACAGAGGAAGGCGTTATGCTTAAAGAATCTTTCGGTGGAGCAGCAGCTATATTAAAGTATAAACCTTCATAA
- the pyrH gene encoding UMP kinase: MKIVVKLGGFAFPLKIDEEVIKAFALKFKEIYKAGHKLAIVTGGGEAARVYINAARNLGASESFCDQLGILVSRLNAKLILTSLNDLAAFKIPESLEEFQNLFSLGKIVVMGGLQPGHSTNAVAALIAELIKADLLINVTDVDGVYTKDPKEDPKAKLLNKVTVKQLQEILSLNEMKAGKYKLLDLLALKIIERSKIPTWIINGKDPSNLIKAIKGEKIGTKILS; the protein is encoded by the coding sequence ATGAAGATTGTTGTTAAACTAGGCGGTTTTGCTTTCCCATTAAAAATTGATGAAGAAGTAATTAAAGCTTTCGCCTTAAAGTTTAAGGAGATTTATAAAGCAGGTCATAAATTAGCGATTGTAACTGGAGGAGGGGAAGCTGCTAGAGTTTATATTAACGCTGCTAGAAATTTAGGGGCATCTGAAAGTTTTTGCGATCAACTTGGAATTTTAGTAAGCAGGTTAAACGCTAAATTAATTTTAACAAGCTTAAATGATTTAGCTGCTTTTAAAATTCCAGAAAGCTTAGAAGAATTTCAAAACCTTTTCTCTTTAGGGAAAATTGTGGTAATGGGTGGGCTTCAACCTGGCCATTCAACTAATGCTGTAGCTGCTTTAATAGCTGAATTAATTAAAGCTGACCTCCTTATTAATGTTACAGATGTTGATGGTGTTTATACTAAAGATCCAAAGGAGGATCCTAAAGCAAAATTGTTAAATAAAGTTACTGTAAAGCAGCTTCAAGAAATTCTTTCTTTAAATGAAATGAAAGCTGGAAAGTATAAGCTTTTAGATTTATTAGCTTTAAAAATAATTGAGCGTTCAAAGATTCCTACGTGGATAATTAACGGGAAAGACCCATCTAACTTAATTAAAGCTATTAAAGGAGAGAAAATAGGAACAAAAATATTGAGTTAA
- a CDS encoding mRNA surveillance protein pelota, with protein MKVFKEDLKHGLLVLMVTNLNDLWVLYSIIEEGDLIHAKTTREFKVDRVGRSSSKRIPIFIQLKVKNVYFDEEMKRLRIHGIITDAPEEFNVKGAHHTISLMEGSKISIIKENWSKYHLERIKKALMKDEPIIILAMDSDECCIAIVKDYGINVEAEIKSLISGKLSFNEREEEVKKYFSTILNALSFSLSKFDCKIIVVGPGFTKEEFMKFLKVKKSDLISKVAAVNNVSSSGLAGVYEALRVGIVNNVLKKSKIAEEIALIEELLKTIAVNENLASFGVNEVEEDCVAGAVEKLLICNDKFIGSKLEERERLEKLMKITEDKGGKVFLINGNHEGGKKLMSIGGVAAFLRYPKYKAG; from the coding sequence ATGAAGGTTTTTAAAGAAGATTTAAAGCATGGATTACTTGTTTTAATGGTAACTAACTTAAATGATTTATGGGTTTTATACAGCATCATCGAAGAAGGAGATTTAATTCACGCTAAAACAACAAGAGAATTTAAAGTAGATAGAGTTGGGAGGTCATCTAGCAAAAGAATCCCAATTTTTATTCAGTTAAAAGTTAAAAACGTTTATTTTGATGAAGAAATGAAAAGGTTGAGAATTCATGGAATAATTACAGATGCTCCTGAAGAATTTAATGTGAAAGGTGCTCACCATACAATAAGCTTAATGGAAGGATCTAAAATATCTATTATAAAAGAGAATTGGAGTAAATATCATTTAGAAAGAATTAAAAAAGCTTTAATGAAAGATGAACCTATAATAATTTTAGCTATGGATTCTGATGAATGCTGCATAGCAATAGTCAAAGATTATGGAATAAATGTTGAAGCTGAAATTAAATCTTTAATTTCTGGAAAATTAAGCTTTAATGAAAGAGAAGAGGAAGTGAAAAAATATTTTTCAACAATTTTAAATGCTTTATCTTTCTCTTTATCTAAATTTGATTGCAAAATTATAGTTGTTGGACCTGGATTTACAAAAGAAGAGTTTATGAAGTTTTTGAAAGTTAAAAAAAGCGATTTAATAAGTAAAGTTGCAGCAGTAAATAATGTAAGCTCAAGTGGTTTAGCTGGAGTTTATGAAGCTTTAAGAGTTGGAATAGTGAATAATGTTTTAAAGAAATCTAAAATTGCTGAAGAAATAGCTTTAATAGAAGAGCTTTTAAAAACAATAGCTGTTAACGAGAATTTAGCTTCTTTTGGGGTTAATGAAGTAGAAGAAGATTGCGTCGCTGGAGCTGTAGAAAAACTTTTAATTTGCAACGATAAATTTATTGGTTCTAAACTTGAAGAAAGAGAAAGGCTTGAAAAATTAATGAAGATTACTGAAGATAAAGGCGGTAAAGTATTTTTAATAAACGGTAATCATGAAGGAGGAAAAAAATTGATGTCGATCGGCGGAGTAGCAGCTTTTTTAAGATACCCTAAATATAAAGCTGGGTAA
- a CDS encoding nucleotidyltransferase domain-containing protein — translation MKNKHSADKPIKLFDEIEVIYDSDTWNLLKKLREESKKVMNALQAAGLKAMVHGSVARGDVDAYSDIDIIIPYVTPSHKIEAALTFNNFIIYFKKMSQATPSHTIKAHLYLDPFEKTSVTFPLIPFKDLELEFYKFGGLASLNDLIINKRVPGCSKKLTFIEPTLKGHKEFSIIGRESEVAKRLNVSVDIIIERVRVLTRRDKVGRTGVFLDKKLKIDESFEHALKKLMDSNPAIRRACTSRLN, via the coding sequence TTGAAAAATAAGCATTCAGCTGATAAACCTATAAAATTGTTTGATGAAATAGAAGTTATATATGATTCTGATACATGGAATCTTTTGAAAAAGCTTAGAGAGGAATCTAAAAAAGTTATGAATGCTTTGCAAGCAGCTGGGTTAAAGGCGATGGTTCATGGAAGCGTTGCTCGAGGCGATGTGGATGCTTATAGCGATATAGATATAATTATCCCTTATGTTACGCCATCTCATAAAATTGAAGCTGCTTTAACTTTTAACAACTTTATTATATACTTTAAAAAAATGAGTCAAGCAACACCAAGCCATACAATTAAAGCTCACTTGTATTTAGATCCTTTTGAAAAAACTTCAGTAACTTTTCCATTAATTCCATTTAAAGATTTAGAGCTTGAATTCTATAAGTTTGGAGGTTTAGCAAGCTTAAATGATTTAATTATAAATAAAAGAGTTCCTGGATGCAGTAAAAAGTTAACTTTTATTGAGCCAACTTTAAAAGGCCATAAAGAATTCTCTATAATTGGAAGAGAAAGCGAAGTTGCTAAAAGATTAAATGTTAGCGTTGATATAATAATTGAGCGGGTTAGAGTTTTAACTAGAAGAGATAAAGTTGGGAGAACCGGAGTATTTTTGGATAAAAAATTAAAAATCGATGAATCTTTTGAGCATGCATTAAAAAAATTGATGGACAGCAACCCTGCTATTAGAAGAGCTTGCACTTCAAGATTAAATTAA